The Camelus bactrianus isolate YW-2024 breed Bactrian camel chromosome 12, ASM4877302v1, whole genome shotgun sequence genome includes a window with the following:
- the SOCS2 gene encoding suppressor of cytokine signaling 2 isoform X1, producing the protein MTLRCLEPSGNGAEGTQGQWGTSGSAEEPSPEAACLAKALRELSQTGHGLSPSGRNRQIAGWYWGSMTVNEAKEKLKEAPEGTFLIRDSSHSDYLLTISVKTSAGPTNLRIEYQDGKFRLDSIICVKSKLKQFDSVVHLIDYYVQMCKDKRTGPEAPRNGTVHLYLTKPLYTSAPPLQHLCRLTINKCTGTIWGLPLPTRLKDYLEEYKFQV; encoded by the exons ATGACCCTGCGGTGCCTCGAGCCCTCCGGGAATGGCGCAGAAGGGACGCAGGGACAGTGGGGGACCTCGGGATCGGCGGAGGAGCCGTCCCCGGAGGCGGCGTGTCTGGCGAAGGCCCTTCGGGAGCTCAGTCAAACAG GCCACGGGCTTTCCCCCAGCGGGAGGAACCGGCAGATTGCAG GCTGGTACTGGGGAAGTATGACTGTTAATGAAgccaaagagaaattaaaagaggCACCAGAAGGAACTTTCTTGATTAGAGATAGTTCGCATTCAGACTATCTACTAACAATATCTGTTAAAACATCAGCTGGACCAACTAATCTTCGCATCGAATACCAAGATGGGAAATTCAGATTGGACTCTATCATATGTGTCAAGTCCAAGCTTAAACAATTTGACAGTGTGGTTCATCTGATCGACTACTATGTTCAGATGTGCAAGGATAAGCGGACGGGCCCAGAAGCCCCCCGGAACGGCACTGTTCACCTTTATCTGACCAAACCTCTCTACACATCAGCACCACCTCTGCAGCATCTCTGTAGACTCACCATTAACAAATGTACTGGTACCATCTGGGGACTGCCTTTACCAACAAGACTAAAAGATTATTTGGAAGAATATAAATTCCAGGTATAa
- the SOCS2 gene encoding suppressor of cytokine signaling 2 isoform X2, with translation MTLRCLEPSGNGAEGTQGQWGTSGSAEEPSPEAACLAKALRELSQTGWYWGSMTVNEAKEKLKEAPEGTFLIRDSSHSDYLLTISVKTSAGPTNLRIEYQDGKFRLDSIICVKSKLKQFDSVVHLIDYYVQMCKDKRTGPEAPRNGTVHLYLTKPLYTSAPPLQHLCRLTINKCTGTIWGLPLPTRLKDYLEEYKFQV, from the exons ATGACCCTGCGGTGCCTCGAGCCCTCCGGGAATGGCGCAGAAGGGACGCAGGGACAGTGGGGGACCTCGGGATCGGCGGAGGAGCCGTCCCCGGAGGCGGCGTGTCTGGCGAAGGCCCTTCGGGAGCTCAGTCAAACAG GCTGGTACTGGGGAAGTATGACTGTTAATGAAgccaaagagaaattaaaagaggCACCAGAAGGAACTTTCTTGATTAGAGATAGTTCGCATTCAGACTATCTACTAACAATATCTGTTAAAACATCAGCTGGACCAACTAATCTTCGCATCGAATACCAAGATGGGAAATTCAGATTGGACTCTATCATATGTGTCAAGTCCAAGCTTAAACAATTTGACAGTGTGGTTCATCTGATCGACTACTATGTTCAGATGTGCAAGGATAAGCGGACGGGCCCAGAAGCCCCCCGGAACGGCACTGTTCACCTTTATCTGACCAAACCTCTCTACACATCAGCACCACCTCTGCAGCATCTCTGTAGACTCACCATTAACAAATGTACTGGTACCATCTGGGGACTGCCTTTACCAACAAGACTAAAAGATTATTTGGAAGAATATAAATTCCAGGTATAa